The following is a genomic window from Rutidosis leptorrhynchoides isolate AG116_Rl617_1_P2 chromosome 8, CSIRO_AGI_Rlap_v1, whole genome shotgun sequence.
TTAATTTGATGCACTAACAAATTTAATATTATCGATGAAACAAAAGCTAGTTTCTAAAGATTTATGATTTTGTTAGTATTATTTTGTGACATGTTTGTGTATTAAACATTAAACAATATTGTCAATAATTCACTAATCATGTTTAGCTTTTTCGAAGTTACGTTTCACTATTAAGTaagtaaaattttattttattttattttattttattttaaacaaATAATTACATTTACATTTTTTATTCAATATAAAAAAGTAAATGAATACCAACGAGACATTTTATCACCATTGTCTTTTAGCCCGTTTGTTTCAATTTAATGGTCTCAGTTTCAATAAAGTGATCTAACTTCTAAGAATATTTAGAGTGCGTTTAATAATTGATTTAATGTTGAATTATTTATAATTTAAATGATTCAAATATTCAGAATAAAATTGCTTCTGAATGACAATAACATGTTTGCTAATCATTTTGAACGATTAAAATGAATAAAGTAAAATTATATTATTTAACCTTTGACATGAATAAAAATTAcaaaatatttgtctaataaaagttcttgatataatttaaataaaattttacataaaatttAAGAGTTTATTGGTTAAGAGATAATTCGAGCTCTGAATGATTTAACGCTGAATGTTTAACCATTCTGCATCATGTGTTATTCAAATGtcagaaacaaaggttgtaataaAGTAATTTAACTTCTAAAGATATTTAATTTTTTAGATGAAAAAAAGGTTTTTAACGTAACGGTATCGAAGTATCCCATGTTTATTTTATGGTGTTTGGTTTATTTTTGGACACCATTTCCCACAATGACATGCTTCTTAAAAAAGACTAAATTTCACATCAGCGTCACGTCAATATTTTCTTAGAAAGACTCAAAAAAACTAAACACAACCATAAAATACTTCTTCAAAAAGACTGGACCCACCTaatatattattatcaattatttatTAAAGGTTAAAATAAAATAATAGAGTAATATAAAATGAATGAAGCATGTCCGTATTAATTCTTGAGCTGATGACTATAGCATGTGGGCTCCATTGAAGTGCGTCCTCTAACTTCACTAAATAGACAGAATCCAAATATTTCTTTCTATCGACATAAATGACGGTGCCTTTACTACGGTGTCTTTATTTTTCAAAAAGTTACGGTTAAAAGACGTATCCGTTGGTACTGGTCTTAGTGGCCTTTAAATAATACACCGTTATTTTCCAAAAGAACTTAAAAGGGAAGTTAATGCAGCAAAATTATACATTACCATTTTTAAAGATAACTTCATTAAGTTTTCAAAACTCTTGATTGCTCATAATTAAAATTCACAATGGATGGAGATAATGATACAACAAAACCTTGCTTCAAATGGAAGATTAACGGAAACTTATTTCATGGTGAGTTGGTGACGTAACAATCGAGGCCGTCTCCATCTCCATCTCCATCTCCAAAGTACAATTTGGAACTTTCAGTAATGGCTTCAAGTTAAGACACCCAGAGCTGCGAAACCAGTTTTCCTTTTTGGCAAGACATAACACAGTCCAACACAACCTCCTTGAGCTGTTTCTCAACATCTTCAATAGGGAGGCTTGCATCTATAATCTGTTACGTGATCAAAAGCGTATTTGTATTACCATCAATGGGATCAAAAAACGGTTTAGCCATCTACTTGGCTTATATCATATTATATCTAAAAGACTGACTTCTGAGGCATCCATACATATATCCCACATAAACCGATAGATATACAATGCACATCCATCCATATATGCATCAAATAGATGTCATTACAGTTgccaatttcaacctatttatgtaAAATAGTTTTATTTGGTTATATTTTCTATTACAGGTCAAATGGACTAGCAGAAGATTAAACTAAAGAAAAACAAAATTCCAGTAACGTTCTGTTTCAAATTTATCAAGTATTcaaaattatcttataaaaatggATTAGGCTTTTAAGGAAAAAACAAAAAAAGATTAATCAGTAATATAGTTTTGCAATTACAGTTATCACAATATCTATTTTTGAAGGTAAATATCACAAACCCATTATGACACGTTACCCAACCGCCCAATTTGACACACCAAGGTGACAGTAATGATCAAAGTCACAAGAGTCTGTATCCAATTAGAGGAGAAGATTAGGGTGTGGCAATATTTCTCATTACCTTCCATGATGCATCACTAAGCATCTTATAGTATTGGGCAACGTTTTTCTGAAACTCGAGCTGTTCGTATCTCTCACCTCCGTAGCCACCTCTTTCAGCCGCTTTCTACAAAATTACTCCATTATTTAACCAAGTACTAATAGAGAAATAAGAAAAATACTACATTAAAAAATTATTTCCAAAAGCTACAAATTACCTCCGGAGGTATGTCGAGATACACCACCAGATCAGGTGCCAACAGCCCCACCTCTGGAGCCTGCACAATATATAATATCaaatatcacacacacacacacacaaaaaaaaaaaaaaaaaaaaaaaaaagagagagagagagagaacggGGTTAATGAGGATTCTCACCTTACACCATTCAATATCAAGACCTTTGACAGATGAGAATGCCACTCCCGAATAAGAATAGCGATCAACAATCAGAGACGTACCACTTTTAAGCTTAGCCTCCATCAACGATCTGAGAATAATGAAGATTGTATTAATCTGAAGATGAGAATCGAAAGGTATCTAATCAGATGCTTTTATGGATTCATAGGGACCTTACGTGTGAACAAAACTCAACTTAGAGTCTTGGTTCCACCTTCTCTAATTTTAATCATAACATATGTAAAAGTTTATTAGAAAAAAGCGACATGCAGCAATGTATAAACCGGGATATAGCTAGATTAATCAAAAGACGCGCACTCCTGCTCCTGCTCTTGTATATAATCAAGATGCAGTGATGTATAAACAGAGGTATAgttagataaataaaaaaaatagtacaCTTCTGCTCTTATGGCTACAAACAAGCTTCGAACCAATTATGTCTATGCACAAATCCAGAAAAACACCAAAATCCAAGTAATTTATAATGTGATATAAAACTCGGAGGTGGCTATCTCGACCTACTTAATGAAGAACTGGTGGTTTTGGATATGTTTTATGTTCACGAGAGTGAGATGGGTAAAAAaatcaacttaaatttaaaaagctgaACTGGTCTAAAGCTTAAAGTGTATTTTGATTCATAAACCATCTACAAatcattttttaatttttattcCAATAATTGGATTATCATTGAAATAATTCTTACAAACATATACGAAAGAACAACTAATTCTGTGAGTTCAAATTTTCTGGACAAAGAATTTCGGGTCAACCTAATTTGTTACCCACTTTGACACAACGTAACTGATCATGCATAGATTTTCCATAAGGAATATTATCCATGATCTACTAATAATgcggggtttaaggatcttagtatTTAGCTCTCCGGTCTGGCTACTTTGAATAACCCAGGTCGATATGATGATATCGATGGGGTGGCTAAATGGTTAAGTCCACCATCGAGACGTTCGTCGATCGATGGCCCCATAAGGTTGTAGGTTACCGTCGATAAAGACTGACCTGTTAACCTTTGTGTTGAATGATGAACAATGATGTGCCTTACGTAAACTCGTTCACTGATTAGTTTGACGGAGTTGTAGCTACGTAAGGTGTTTTTGTTTATGAGggtttagggtttgtatttataggcaaaccctgcGTTCtagaatcatctaagattaagattGTGTTAATCCTttccataactaactcccccgaatctCGGATATAAGTATGGAAAAGATAATATCCTCGGTCAACAAGGAATTGATAACCGACCTGGGTTTAGCGCGTGTGCCATCCGCATGCCGCAGATAAGCACACGCGAAGGTAAACTCAGTCAATGATACTGCATTGACTGCACGTTGACTTGTAGGACTTAATGCGTAATAGTGCATATGCATGCGTGAAATCCGCGGATGCGGATATGCGCATGATTACTAACCAATACCCATGATGCCACCTCTAATGAAGATACTCCGCTCTAAGATAAAATGGCAGCAACCATAACATGAAGAAATACATACGAAATTCAAATTGTCAGATTCCACGATTAGACATGTACAAGGAATACAATCATCGATTCTGTCCCTTGCGTCTGTCCCCTGCGTCTGTACGCGAAGGTAAAATCTGCATATACTATTCTCCAAAACATAAATTCAATCCTCTACTATGATTCCACGATTTGAATCATAACGAAATTCAAATTGTCAGATTCCAAATAAGAACTGTACATTTTTACAACCATAACATGAAGAAATACATACAAAACCTGCAAATATCTTCAGCAAGCTAAACGATTCTTAGCTACCTTATAAACATGCAAAATCCCACAGATTTATATCCACATACACTCAGTTTAGAAGTTTTTAAGGACATGGGTAACATTAACCAAGTAAAATCGATAGAATTATTTCACAACATAACCAAATGCATCAATAAGAGAATCTCAAGGTCTAAACTAACCTTTTCTCCCAACGATTTGCACTAAAGAGAAGATGAATCGTGTGATCATCCAACTGAGATTGATTTAAAAGATAAGATGAAATCATTTTCCCGACAACAGTATCTCGATCAGGAAACCGCCATGATTCAACTGCATACCCAAGACTATCCAAATACGACCGAAGCCTAACAGACTGTGAGGTCTTACCACTTCGATCCAAACCTTCTAAAACTATAAGAGCACCTCTTCCATTACCATTGCATTTATTTTCCATTTGAACTTTTCTGGAAAAGCACGTAAACTTGTGGTTTACTGATCCTTGTACACCTACAGCTCCAAAATTTCTACACTTGGTAGAACAAAAAATGCATCATTTTGACAATTATTTATTTTAAGTCCTCCATTAGTCTATAATTAGGTCACAAGTGAATTAAACCATTCGTACAAttacgttcttgtcttatcccaatttAAATTAACTAATTAATCACACAGTCACACTAAACAGCAGTCCTTCTGCCGTGAAGTTTCACTCACACACATGTTTAAATTAACTAATTAATCACACTTAATTTGCATCAGTTGTATGTATAAAGCAGTTGATTTCTTTGTGACAATTAATCAAACACCTGGCGGATTCTATCAATTTTACCAGGTAGATATACATTTACATTAGTTACATGAAATGTAAGAACAAATAACTAAATTAAATCAGGTTACCTGGATCAAGTGAAATTGGAGAAATTAGCAAGCGAGATCAAAGAAATAGAGCGCGAACCCTAATTTAAGTTAAAAAGAGGGAAAGTTGCATATCACAACCACCAGTTGGCGCGCATAACATATACAAAGCCCGCGATAAACGGATAATGTACGCAAAAGGTTTTAAACCCGAGTATTTGAATTcttttttaacaaaaattattaattaAAGGGAGCTATCTTATCCTtttatgcttttttttttttttttgttatatttcagtaggcttataactacctttagtagcctggttcaatatattcaaattgaaagaaccaataaaagagacatgtgttgtagaagatataggagagaaagaggttgaagagaggtgtgatgtatttaatgtatatgtgtgtttttgtaacttacattatgcacatatatatagtacaaattttactatccatatttgactaattaccatccatatttaactactaaatttacaacactcccccttgaatggtaatttttttttaaagaggaattaatactgcctcgttaaaaaccttgctaaagaaaacccagtgggataaaactttagctaagggaaaaagagtgcagcatagagttgactccccctcaagtagacaatgctgagtcgtcacatcttttgaacttgcctcatgccaatattgtgaacgtatgttttgaaaacagcgattgacagtgctttggtataaagatcagcagagttgttgattgaacgtatctcattttaatctggttgtcttttacgagatcttgagtatatgagaagaatctgaggttttcatctgaaactgtataatctaaatcttttatgtacaagtttgacccttgtgatttgtctacagt
Proteins encoded in this region:
- the LOC139862279 gene encoding thymidylate kinase-like; protein product: MENKCNGNGRGALIVLEGLDRSGKTSQSVRLRSYLDSLGYAVESWRFPDRDTVVGKMISSYLLNQSQLDDHTIHLLFSANRWEKRSLMEAKLKSGTSLIVDRYSYSGVAFSSVKGLDIEWCKAPEVGLLAPDLVVYLDIPPEKAAERGGYGGERYEQLEFQKNVAQYYKMLSDASWKIIDASLPIEDVEKQLKEVVLDCVMSCQKGKLVSQLWVS